One window of Myxococcus xanthus genomic DNA carries:
- a CDS encoding phosphotransferase family protein: MAHDAEQSPALTDAEAAERIHARFPALATARVVRLGEGTDHQAFEVEGRYVFRFPKSDEAAEHLKWEARLLAWLGPRLPLPVPDYRFLAHPAADLAAGFAGYEKLPGTPALLVEPERLDLSDLGRRLGAFLRALHALDPAEAAALGVPADDDPELEAWSAAAVDDLRLAVEHSHMEPHRAADWEQRLRVRPTEGRGAPRLVHGDFAAEHVLVDSHGAPTGVIDWSDACVGDPARDFAGLLHWGGAPMLTASLETYGAVSPAVLTRARWFAACRAVADIAFGQTQGRPEYIAAGQRALTGLGKHPPFDA; this comes from the coding sequence ATGGCTCACGACGCGGAACAGTCACCCGCGCTCACGGACGCGGAGGCCGCCGAGCGCATCCACGCGCGCTTTCCCGCGCTCGCGACGGCGCGGGTCGTCCGCCTGGGGGAAGGCACGGACCATCAGGCCTTCGAGGTGGAGGGGCGCTACGTCTTCCGCTTCCCCAAGAGCGACGAAGCCGCCGAGCACCTGAAGTGGGAGGCGCGCCTGCTGGCGTGGCTCGGGCCCCGGCTTCCCCTGCCGGTCCCCGACTACCGTTTCCTCGCGCACCCTGCCGCCGACCTCGCTGCGGGCTTCGCGGGCTACGAGAAGCTCCCAGGGACGCCCGCGCTCCTCGTCGAGCCTGAGCGGCTGGACCTGTCGGACCTCGGCCGCAGGCTCGGCGCCTTCCTGAGAGCGCTCCATGCGCTCGACCCCGCCGAAGCCGCTGCGCTCGGCGTGCCGGCGGACGACGACCCGGAACTCGAAGCGTGGTCGGCCGCCGCCGTGGACGATTTGCGGCTCGCCGTCGAACACAGCCATATGGAGCCGCACCGGGCTGCGGACTGGGAGCAGCGGCTCAGGGTGCGCCCCACGGAGGGACGCGGCGCTCCCCGGCTGGTCCACGGCGACTTCGCCGCGGAGCATGTCCTGGTCGATTCCCACGGTGCTCCCACGGGGGTCATCGACTGGAGTGATGCGTGCGTCGGAGACCCCGCGAGGGATTTCGCCGGACTGCTCCACTGGGGCGGAGCGCCCATGCTGACCGCCTCGCTGGAGACGTATGGCGCGGTCAGCCCCGCCGTCCTCACGCGGGCGCGGTGGTTCGCCGCCTGCCGCGCGGTGGCCGACATCGCCTTCGGCCAGACGCAGGGACGGCCGGAGTACATCGCCGCCGGGCAACGGGCGCTCACCGGACTTGGGAAGCACCCGCCCTTCGACGCGTAA
- a CDS encoding ABC transporter permease, whose translation MMAIWDTLRLAFGTFRSNLLRSFLTLLGIVIGATTVVSMMGLIEGLRIQVNESMSELGSDCFQVQRLPFGGNLSLAELARRPRLNEGDLEAIRLQPSVLLAAAEDSKGGQKVSTQQRESRPNVVIWAGTPEYFQTNSVVVEFGRPFTDAEYLDGRRVAVIGQDLADTLFPGVQPLGQNIRILGRSFQVIGTLKRRGSFMGGGSQDNQVMMPLSVYKALFGVRNYRVSVQAQSAEVLQRAQDEVTLLMRRRHNLKPLEEDDFFVFSNESATEMFNNISKVISAASFGVCMLSLLVGGIGILNIMLVAVTERTREIGIRKALGAKRRRILAQFAIEAVVLSLVGGALGVGLGMGLAQLAKWMVGLPAQVPAWAVMLSLAMSSGVGLLFGIYPAARAAKLDPVEAMRTD comes from the coding sequence ATGATGGCAATCTGGGACACCCTGCGGCTGGCGTTCGGAACGTTCCGTTCCAACCTGCTGCGCTCCTTCCTGACGCTGCTGGGCATCGTCATTGGCGCCACCACGGTGGTGTCGATGATGGGGCTCATCGAGGGCCTGCGCATCCAGGTGAACGAGAGCATGTCCGAGCTGGGCTCCGACTGCTTCCAGGTGCAGCGGCTGCCCTTCGGCGGCAACCTGTCCCTGGCGGAGCTGGCGCGGCGGCCCCGGCTGAACGAGGGCGACTTGGAGGCCATCCGGCTGCAGCCGTCGGTGCTGCTGGCGGCGGCGGAGGACTCCAAGGGTGGACAGAAGGTGTCCACGCAGCAGCGCGAGTCGCGTCCCAATGTGGTCATCTGGGCCGGCACGCCGGAGTACTTCCAGACGAACTCGGTGGTGGTGGAGTTCGGGCGGCCCTTCACGGACGCGGAGTACCTGGATGGCCGCCGCGTGGCGGTGATTGGCCAGGACCTGGCGGACACGTTGTTCCCGGGCGTGCAGCCCTTGGGGCAGAACATCCGCATCCTGGGGCGCAGCTTCCAGGTGATTGGCACGCTCAAGCGCCGCGGCAGCTTCATGGGTGGAGGCAGCCAGGACAACCAGGTGATGATGCCGCTGTCCGTCTACAAGGCGCTGTTCGGGGTGCGCAACTACCGGGTGAGCGTCCAGGCCCAGTCGGCGGAGGTGCTCCAGCGCGCGCAGGACGAGGTGACGCTGCTGATGCGGCGGCGCCACAACCTGAAGCCGTTGGAGGAGGATGACTTCTTCGTGTTCTCCAACGAGAGCGCCACGGAGATGTTCAACAACATCTCGAAGGTGATTTCTGCGGCCAGCTTCGGCGTGTGCATGCTGTCGCTGCTGGTGGGCGGCATCGGCATCCTGAACATCATGCTGGTGGCGGTGACGGAGCGCACCCGGGAGATTGGCATCCGCAAGGCGCTGGGCGCGAAGAGGCGCCGCATCCTCGCGCAGTTCGCCATCGAGGCGGTGGTGCTGTCGCTGGTGGGGGGCGCGTTGGGCGTGGGCCTGGGCATGGGCCTGGCGCAACTGGCGAAGTGGATGGTGGGGCTTCCCGCGCAGGTGCCGGCCTGGGCGGTGATGCTGTCGCTGGCCATGAGCAGCGGCGTGGGCCTGCTGTTCGGCATCTACCCGGCCGCGCGCGCCGCGAAGCTGGACCCCGTGGAGGCCATGCGGACGGACTGA
- a CDS encoding MDR family MFS transporter encodes MAPSAAPATANAPPAFPAFTRSQKVFTLLGAVLGLLLAALDQTIVATAGPAIQADLRIPASLYPWLTTSYFVASTTMVPVWGKLSDLLGRRAVLAAGILIFLAGSFLCGVARSTVALILFRAVQGLGSAALFTAALAVVADLFEPRERGKYQGLFGAMFGLSSVVGPLAGGFITDHLGWHWVFFINLPVGAVALALVLSRMPRLKPQRVSRGGLDLVGAFTLAVALVPLLLALSLGQTDGGDWAWTSWRILGLFALSAVGLVAFLWAERRAPEPLLDLTLFRLRAFSAGNAAVFIVGGAFLSGIVFLPLFMVNVVGLSATRSGLTVMPLTLGVVAGNVLSGQLVSRVGRYKALLLGSLVLLMAGFAVMAFTLTPDSTQAEVTAKMVLVGLGLGPSIPLYTMAIQNAVPPDQIGVGTAAATFFRQLGMTLGVALLGTVFASTLSSELEARMAQATSALPDSVKAEVTRAAPGVSGEGGPTGQVFRADEVKARVRAEFDAERRRAETTAAPEARAKVDADERQALAAVDAADRALKMAFTRGVSAVYHVALFIAGAALLVTLFLPEQHLRRKRRRIESRASAPEQ; translated from the coding sequence ATGGCCCCGTCCGCCGCTCCCGCCACCGCCAATGCGCCGCCCGCCTTCCCGGCGTTCACGCGCTCCCAGAAGGTCTTCACGCTGCTGGGCGCGGTGCTGGGGCTCTTGCTCGCCGCGCTGGACCAGACGATTGTCGCCACCGCGGGGCCGGCCATCCAGGCGGACCTGCGAATCCCCGCCTCGCTCTACCCGTGGCTCACCACGTCGTACTTCGTCGCGTCGACGACGATGGTGCCCGTGTGGGGCAAGCTGTCGGACCTGCTGGGCCGGCGCGCGGTGTTGGCCGCGGGCATCCTCATCTTCCTCGCGGGCAGCTTCCTGTGCGGGGTGGCGCGCTCCACGGTGGCGCTCATCCTCTTCCGCGCCGTGCAGGGGCTGGGCAGCGCGGCGCTGTTCACCGCCGCGCTGGCGGTGGTGGCCGACCTCTTCGAGCCCCGTGAGCGCGGCAAGTACCAGGGCCTCTTCGGCGCCATGTTCGGCCTGTCCAGCGTGGTGGGGCCGCTGGCCGGTGGGTTCATCACCGACCACCTGGGCTGGCACTGGGTGTTCTTCATCAACCTGCCCGTGGGCGCGGTGGCGCTGGCGCTGGTGCTGTCGCGCATGCCGCGGCTGAAGCCCCAGCGTGTTTCCCGGGGCGGGCTGGACCTGGTGGGAGCGTTCACGCTCGCGGTGGCGCTGGTGCCGCTGCTGCTGGCGCTCAGCCTGGGGCAGACGGACGGCGGCGACTGGGCCTGGACGTCGTGGCGCATCCTGGGACTGTTCGCGCTGTCGGCGGTGGGCCTGGTGGCCTTCCTCTGGGCGGAGCGGCGCGCGCCCGAGCCCCTGCTCGACCTGACGCTGTTCCGCCTGCGTGCCTTCAGCGCGGGCAACGCGGCGGTGTTCATCGTCGGCGGGGCGTTCCTGTCGGGCATCGTCTTCCTGCCGCTGTTCATGGTGAACGTGGTGGGGCTGTCGGCGACGCGCTCGGGGCTGACGGTCATGCCGCTGACGCTGGGCGTGGTGGCGGGGAACGTGCTGAGCGGGCAGCTCGTGTCCAGGGTGGGCCGCTACAAGGCGCTGCTGCTGGGCTCGCTGGTGCTGCTGATGGCGGGCTTCGCCGTCATGGCCTTCACGCTGACGCCGGACTCCACCCAGGCGGAGGTGACGGCGAAGATGGTGCTGGTGGGCCTGGGCCTGGGGCCTTCGATTCCGCTCTACACGATGGCCATCCAGAACGCGGTGCCACCGGACCAGATTGGCGTGGGCACCGCGGCGGCCACGTTCTTCCGGCAGCTGGGCATGACGTTGGGCGTGGCGCTGCTGGGGACGGTGTTCGCGTCCACGCTGTCCTCGGAGCTGGAGGCGCGCATGGCGCAGGCCACGTCGGCGCTCCCGGACTCCGTGAAGGCCGAGGTGACACGCGCCGCGCCGGGCGTCAGTGGCGAAGGCGGTCCCACCGGACAGGTGTTCCGCGCGGATGAGGTGAAGGCGCGGGTGCGCGCGGAGTTCGACGCCGAGCGGCGCCGTGCGGAGACAACGGCCGCTCCCGAGGCCCGGGCGAAGGTGGACGCGGACGAGAGACAGGCACTGGCAGCGGTGGACGCGGCGGACCGGGCGCTGAAGATGGCGTTCACTCGCGGCGTCTCCGCCGTGTACCACGTGGCCCTGTTCATCGCCGGCGCGGCGCTGCTGGTGACACTGTTCCTTCCGGAGCAGCACCTGCGCCGCAAGCGCCGGCGCATCGAGTCGCGTGCCAGCGCCCCGGAGCAGTAG
- a CDS encoding M20/M25/M40 family metallo-hydrolase: MPVATFILPASLALQLLSAAAPAAKSAPKAVPAKPTVTAKRAAPVYAQATAEKLIGPALTDGHAYARLAELTDGIGPRLSGSPGAEAAVQWALRSFKADGVKAWLEPVKVPHWVRGEASGEVLASERTRGHPLALLALGGSPPTAPEGLTAEVVEVTSLEQLESLGAAVKGKFVFFNHTMTVAADYGRFAGLRSRGPAAAAKHGAVGALVRSLATASLRTPHTGATNFPSEGPRIPAASVATEDADLLHRLLAGGPVRVKLMLGSSELPDADSSNVVAEIRGREKPQEIVLIGAHLDSWDVGTGAHDDGAGVVMVMEAARLIAKLPQAPRRTVRVVLFMNEENGLRGGRAYAEAHAAELPRHVGALEMDAGGGRPVSVSVRAGEGGQDLLRPWLPPLTALGVTQFSAREAGGADISPLMPARVPFFGVEVDSSRYFDVHHTEADTLDKVDPQDLARSTAAVAWMTYALAEMPGTLTRPEAPAPRGPAPVTVPAQQSKTSGN; this comes from the coding sequence TTGCCCGTCGCCACCTTCATCCTGCCCGCTTCCCTCGCGCTCCAGTTGCTGTCGGCCGCCGCACCCGCCGCGAAGTCGGCGCCCAAGGCCGTCCCCGCGAAGCCCACCGTCACCGCGAAGCGTGCCGCGCCCGTGTACGCGCAGGCGACCGCGGAGAAGCTCATTGGGCCCGCGCTCACGGATGGCCATGCCTATGCGCGGCTCGCCGAGCTGACGGACGGCATTGGCCCGCGCCTGTCGGGGTCGCCGGGCGCCGAGGCCGCCGTGCAGTGGGCGCTGCGTTCTTTCAAGGCCGACGGGGTGAAGGCGTGGTTGGAGCCGGTGAAGGTGCCGCACTGGGTGCGAGGCGAGGCGTCCGGCGAGGTGCTGGCCTCCGAGCGCACGCGGGGGCACCCCCTGGCGCTGCTGGCCCTGGGCGGCAGCCCGCCCACCGCGCCCGAGGGACTCACCGCCGAGGTGGTGGAGGTGACGTCGCTGGAGCAGTTGGAGTCGCTGGGCGCGGCGGTGAAGGGGAAGTTCGTCTTCTTCAACCACACCATGACGGTGGCCGCGGACTACGGGCGCTTCGCGGGGCTGCGCTCACGAGGCCCCGCCGCCGCCGCGAAGCACGGGGCGGTGGGCGCGCTGGTGCGCTCGCTTGCCACGGCGTCGCTGCGCACGCCGCACACGGGCGCGACGAACTTCCCCAGTGAGGGGCCGCGGATTCCGGCGGCGTCGGTGGCCACGGAGGACGCGGACCTGCTCCACCGGCTGCTGGCGGGCGGCCCGGTGCGCGTGAAGCTGATGCTGGGCAGTTCCGAGCTGCCGGACGCGGATTCCTCCAACGTCGTGGCGGAGATTCGCGGCCGGGAGAAGCCGCAGGAAATCGTGCTGATTGGCGCGCACCTGGATTCGTGGGACGTGGGCACGGGCGCGCATGACGACGGCGCGGGCGTGGTGATGGTGATGGAGGCCGCGCGCCTCATCGCGAAGCTGCCGCAGGCGCCCCGGCGCACGGTGCGGGTGGTGCTCTTCATGAACGAGGAGAACGGCCTGCGCGGTGGGCGCGCCTACGCGGAGGCGCACGCGGCGGAGTTGCCCCGGCACGTGGGCGCGCTGGAGATGGACGCGGGCGGCGGGCGGCCCGTGAGCGTCAGCGTGCGCGCGGGCGAGGGCGGGCAGGACCTGCTGCGCCCGTGGCTGCCGCCGCTGACGGCGCTGGGGGTGACGCAGTTCTCCGCGCGCGAGGCGGGTGGGGCGGACATCAGCCCGCTGATGCCCGCGCGCGTGCCCTTCTTCGGCGTGGAGGTGGACAGCAGCCGCTACTTCGACGTGCACCATACGGAGGCGGACACGCTGGACAAGGTGGACCCGCAGGACCTGGCGCGCAGCACCGCCGCCGTGGCGTGGATGACGTACGCGCTGGCGGAGATGCCCGGCACGCTCACGCGCCCCGAGGCGCCGGCACCGCGTGGGCCCGCGCCGGTAACCGTGCCCGCGCAGCAGTCGAAGACCTCAGGGAACTAA
- a CDS encoding DUF262 domain-containing protein, which produces MQSTLTRRPQATAFSIEDLLDRVQRGEVRLPHFQRPLRWEAGDVRDLLDSVYRGYPIGTLLFWKREAPAASVSFGPVRIDAPSHSQALWVVDGQQRITALAAVLLHPEQEPAARDGFTLFFDLDTHEIVQPAHGEPTPPHWLPLNRVLDSEQLLGWLDRYPGREKNPEHVRAAIRLGKAAREYQMPAYVVEAAEEKTLRIIFKRLNTSGKPLTDDEVFNALYGGTAGSRLPNLKALATSLLELGFGRIDESLLLKAVLAVRGLDFTQDFQKQLREEDDLTQTLLQTEAALRSVIVFLKRDAGIPHGRLLTNPLYFVLLARFFHLHPEPSPRTRDLLARGFWRGSLVDSFLDSRALSPQELLAAIGPDEEQSVQSLLAQVRPLSDEWLAQHAQPATFGLALRSRGMALNALYALQPRHLRTGALLEPSQLFSDTDPASLSPVLKSLTVQEPDAELKLDPALYRSFLYTPANYLMHPPLPGQPLLDVLRDEPAPPPEVLQSQAITPAMRDTLREGGTLEFLMQRMELIDRHIIEFLRARTRYEESDRPSLQSLVVEEED; this is translated from the coding sequence ATGCAATCCACCCTGACGCGGCGGCCCCAGGCGACGGCATTCAGCATCGAGGATCTGCTGGACCGCGTCCAGCGCGGTGAGGTGCGGCTGCCCCACTTCCAGCGGCCCCTGCGCTGGGAGGCCGGCGATGTGAGGGATTTGCTCGACAGCGTGTACCGCGGCTATCCCATTGGCACGCTGCTCTTCTGGAAGCGCGAGGCTCCCGCCGCCAGCGTGAGCTTCGGCCCGGTGCGCATCGACGCGCCCTCCCACAGCCAGGCGCTGTGGGTGGTGGATGGGCAGCAGCGCATCACCGCGCTGGCCGCGGTGCTCCTCCACCCGGAGCAGGAGCCCGCCGCGCGGGACGGCTTCACGCTCTTCTTCGACCTGGATACACACGAAATCGTCCAGCCCGCGCACGGCGAGCCGACGCCTCCGCACTGGCTGCCGCTCAACCGGGTGCTCGACAGCGAGCAGCTGCTGGGCTGGCTGGACCGCTACCCGGGGCGCGAGAAGAACCCAGAGCACGTGCGCGCGGCCATCCGTCTGGGCAAGGCGGCGCGCGAGTACCAGATGCCCGCGTACGTCGTCGAAGCCGCGGAGGAGAAGACGCTGCGCATCATCTTCAAGCGGCTCAACACCTCCGGAAAGCCGCTCACCGACGACGAGGTCTTCAACGCGCTCTACGGCGGCACCGCGGGCTCGCGACTGCCCAACCTGAAGGCGCTGGCCACCAGCCTGCTGGAGCTGGGCTTCGGCCGCATCGATGAATCCCTGCTGCTCAAGGCCGTGCTCGCGGTGCGCGGCCTGGACTTCACCCAGGACTTCCAGAAGCAGCTTCGCGAGGAGGACGACCTCACGCAGACGCTGCTCCAGACGGAAGCGGCCCTGCGCAGCGTCATCGTCTTCCTCAAGCGCGACGCGGGAATCCCCCACGGGCGCCTGCTGACGAACCCGCTCTACTTCGTGCTGCTCGCGCGCTTCTTCCACCTGCACCCGGAGCCGTCGCCGCGCACGCGGGACTTGCTCGCGCGTGGGTTCTGGCGCGGCAGCCTGGTGGACAGCTTCCTCGACAGCCGGGCCCTGTCGCCACAGGAGTTGCTGGCCGCCATCGGCCCCGACGAGGAGCAATCCGTCCAGTCCCTGCTGGCGCAGGTGCGGCCCCTGTCCGACGAATGGCTGGCCCAGCACGCGCAGCCCGCGACGTTCGGCCTCGCGCTGCGCTCGCGGGGCATGGCCCTCAATGCCTTGTACGCGCTCCAGCCGCGGCACCTGCGCACCGGCGCCCTGCTGGAGCCGTCCCAGCTCTTCAGCGACACCGACCCCGCCAGCCTCAGCCCCGTGCTCAAGTCCCTCACCGTGCAGGAGCCCGACGCCGAGCTGAAGCTGGACCCCGCGCTGTACCGCTCCTTCCTCTACACCCCCGCCAACTACCTGATGCACCCGCCCCTGCCCGGTCAGCCCCTGCTGGACGTGCTGCGGGACGAGCCCGCGCCGCCGCCCGAGGTCCTCCAGAGCCAGGCCATCACCCCCGCCATGCGCGACACGCTGCGCGAGGGCGGCACGCTCGAATTCCTCATGCAGCGCATGGAGCTCATCGATAGACACATCATCGAGTTCCTGCGGGCCCGCACCCGCTACGAGGAGTCGGACCGTCCGTCCCTCCAATCGCTGGTCGTCGAGGAGGAGGACTGA
- a CDS encoding lysyl oxidase family protein gives MQRISAVALTSLLAVSLCACDDPVEPGDPDSGTPDAGQPDGGDAGAGDGGTFLSEVPLWQVEHDPAHATGCFGRSIALGDVNGDGQKDLVVAAPPCLSLTRDPGRVSLFAGEAPYFSTQGVTAVMDWRNANSRTNGTRMTVSTGDVDGDDSADVLVSGQYGALVFKGQTDLASVFTEPAFVVPGGGVYNNAVFADVNGDGLDDVVSVKGLVLSVFLATPGAPGGPFTLVERTEPLYTGAVHRAGDVDGDGAQDLLLLDSMGDVYSLLHGCKAGSPGPCDGGLAAQPFWTVDSRTLSLFPDVNGDGVPERFTGPGGGTVRLHLSEAGGGYASAPTWTAMGDPVFANFGATITAVGDVDGDGQRQDFVAGSEGRLYFYSPAEGVSSALSPVWSWPRADALPQGYEGFHRFTVIAPGDLNGDRFDDLVAGVAPSPGLVDGPGGRVVIFGGGRVPAEPTTAPHLPPVAGCGLTLDPVHGKPDLSVDADVLARTLYVERRTFAADSCEMLEGCVPAPGERRLLRFSTSIQNLGAAAASVPNMDERPDLYVWDECHGHEHLTNFAQYVLRDAQGNEVVEGRKQGFYLVDYQRQCDDAAPFHFPLDRMSISAGWADIYVADIPCQWIDITDLTDGTYSLRVGVDEQDIIEEADVLPNEAILNVRIQGDSVTVVP, from the coding sequence ATGCAACGCATTAGCGCTGTCGCCCTGACCTCGCTGCTGGCCGTTTCACTCTGCGCATGTGATGACCCCGTGGAGCCAGGGGACCCTGATTCGGGAACGCCGGATGCCGGGCAGCCCGACGGAGGCGACGCGGGAGCCGGGGACGGAGGCACGTTCCTCTCCGAGGTGCCGCTCTGGCAGGTGGAGCACGACCCCGCGCACGCCACCGGCTGCTTCGGCCGCTCCATCGCGCTGGGCGACGTGAATGGCGATGGCCAGAAGGACCTGGTCGTCGCCGCGCCTCCGTGCCTCTCGCTCACGAGAGACCCCGGCCGGGTGTCGCTCTTCGCGGGCGAGGCGCCGTACTTCTCCACGCAGGGCGTGACGGCGGTGATGGACTGGCGCAACGCGAACTCGCGGACCAATGGCACCCGGATGACGGTGAGCACGGGCGACGTGGACGGGGATGACTCCGCGGACGTGCTCGTCTCCGGCCAGTACGGCGCGCTCGTCTTCAAGGGCCAGACGGACCTGGCCAGCGTCTTCACCGAGCCCGCGTTCGTGGTGCCCGGCGGCGGCGTGTACAACAACGCCGTCTTCGCGGACGTCAACGGGGACGGCCTGGATGACGTGGTCAGCGTGAAGGGGCTGGTGCTGTCCGTCTTCCTGGCCACGCCCGGCGCGCCGGGAGGGCCCTTCACCCTGGTGGAGCGCACGGAGCCGCTCTACACCGGCGCTGTCCATCGCGCGGGCGACGTGGACGGGGATGGCGCACAGGACCTCCTGCTATTGGATTCGATGGGAGACGTCTATTCGCTGCTCCATGGCTGCAAGGCCGGCAGCCCCGGGCCGTGTGACGGCGGGCTCGCGGCGCAACCCTTCTGGACGGTGGACAGCCGGACGCTGAGCCTCTTCCCGGACGTGAATGGGGACGGGGTGCCAGAGCGCTTCACGGGGCCGGGCGGTGGCACGGTGCGGCTCCACCTGTCGGAGGCGGGCGGCGGCTATGCCTCCGCGCCCACGTGGACCGCCATGGGTGACCCCGTCTTCGCGAACTTCGGTGCCACCATCACCGCGGTAGGGGACGTGGACGGGGATGGGCAGCGCCAGGACTTCGTCGCGGGCTCCGAGGGGCGGCTGTACTTCTATTCGCCGGCGGAGGGGGTGTCCTCGGCGCTGAGCCCCGTGTGGTCCTGGCCGCGGGCGGACGCCCTGCCGCAGGGGTACGAAGGCTTCCACCGCTTCACCGTCATCGCGCCGGGGGACCTGAACGGCGACCGATTCGATGACCTGGTGGCGGGCGTTGCGCCTTCGCCAGGGCTCGTCGACGGGCCGGGGGGCCGGGTCGTCATCTTCGGCGGTGGCCGGGTGCCCGCGGAGCCGACTACGGCGCCGCACCTGCCGCCCGTGGCGGGCTGTGGCCTGACGCTGGACCCGGTGCACGGCAAGCCGGACCTCTCCGTGGACGCGGACGTGCTGGCCCGCACGCTGTACGTGGAGCGCCGCACCTTCGCCGCGGACTCCTGTGAGATGTTGGAGGGCTGCGTGCCCGCGCCCGGTGAGCGGCGCCTGCTGCGCTTCAGCACCTCCATCCAGAACCTGGGCGCGGCGGCGGCCTCGGTGCCCAACATGGACGAGCGGCCGGACCTCTACGTCTGGGACGAGTGCCACGGCCACGAACACCTCACCAACTTCGCCCAGTACGTGCTGCGGGACGCGCAGGGCAACGAGGTCGTGGAGGGCCGCAAGCAGGGCTTCTATCTGGTCGACTACCAGCGCCAGTGCGATGACGCGGCGCCCTTCCACTTCCCGCTGGACCGAATGAGCATCTCCGCCGGCTGGGCGGACATCTACGTCGCCGACATCCCCTGCCAGTGGATTGACATCACCGACCTGACGGACGGCACGTACTCCCTGCGCGTGGGCGTGGATGAGCAGGACATCATCGAGGAAGCGGACGTGCTCCCCAACGAGGCCATCCTGAACGTCCGCATCCAGGGCGATTCCGTGACCGTGGTCCCGTAA
- a CDS encoding ABC transporter permease produces MSIRVDVWEGARIALFSLRSNRLRTVLTTVGIGVGVCTLLAIVGIIQGINRSFEDQLSSIGANTLQISKFPWTLNGDWWSYRNRKDLSADLVPPILNASEHVLAAAPLFFERVEGRFLDRKIGSVLLVGTTPDYATVGSFALERGRFLTHADVDNRAQVAVIGAELVRSLFPGVNPVGQRILFEGKPFRVVGTLEAKGTILGENQDLVVVVPSRTFLAHFGKKRSPNIAVALTSPEHAPAVVDKLTAVLRRERNTPPGLPDDFAINRPDQLASMYAQLTGALYGAAMGVGLITLLVGGIGIMNIMLVSVRERTREIGVRRALGARKRTIILQFLMEASCVSALGGTLGTVVGLGLARIVSLITPLAAAVEPLTVVAGVGFAAMVGLLFGIWPAARAANLDPVEALRHE; encoded by the coding sequence GTGAGCATCCGGGTCGATGTGTGGGAGGGGGCGCGCATCGCGCTGTTCTCGCTCCGTTCCAACCGCCTGCGGACCGTGCTGACGACGGTGGGCATTGGCGTGGGCGTGTGCACGCTGCTGGCCATTGTCGGCATCATCCAGGGCATCAACCGCTCCTTCGAGGATCAGCTTTCGAGCATTGGCGCCAACACGCTCCAAATCTCGAAGTTCCCCTGGACGCTCAACGGCGACTGGTGGTCGTACCGCAACCGCAAGGACCTGAGTGCGGACCTGGTGCCGCCCATCCTCAACGCGTCCGAGCACGTGCTGGCCGCGGCGCCGCTCTTCTTCGAGCGCGTGGAGGGCCGCTTCCTGGACCGCAAAATCGGCTCGGTGCTGCTGGTGGGCACCACGCCGGACTACGCCACGGTGGGCTCGTTCGCCCTGGAGCGGGGCCGCTTCCTCACCCACGCGGACGTGGACAACCGGGCGCAGGTGGCCGTCATCGGCGCGGAGCTCGTGCGCTCGCTCTTCCCCGGAGTGAACCCGGTGGGGCAGCGCATCCTCTTCGAGGGCAAGCCCTTCCGCGTGGTGGGAACCCTGGAGGCCAAGGGCACCATCCTGGGAGAGAACCAGGACCTGGTGGTGGTGGTGCCCTCCCGCACCTTCCTGGCGCACTTCGGCAAGAAGCGCTCGCCCAACATCGCGGTGGCCCTCACGTCGCCGGAGCATGCGCCAGCGGTGGTGGACAAGCTCACCGCGGTGCTCCGCCGGGAGCGCAACACGCCGCCGGGGCTGCCGGACGACTTCGCCATCAACCGGCCGGACCAGCTGGCCAGCATGTACGCGCAGCTCACCGGGGCGCTCTATGGCGCGGCCATGGGCGTGGGCCTCATCACGCTGTTGGTGGGCGGCATCGGCATCATGAACATCATGCTGGTGTCGGTGCGCGAGCGGACGCGGGAGATTGGCGTCCGGCGGGCGCTGGGGGCCCGCAAGCGCACCATCATCCTCCAGTTCCTGATGGAGGCCTCCTGCGTGTCCGCCCTGGGCGGCACCCTGGGGACCGTGGTGGGCCTGGGGCTGGCGCGCATCGTGTCCTTGATTACGCCGCTGGCGGCGGCGGTGGAGCCGCTGACGGTGGTGGCGGGCGTGGGGTTCGCGGCGATGGTGGGGCTGCTGTTCGGCATCTGGCCGGCGGCGCGGGCGGCGAACCTGGACCCGGTGGAAGCGCTTCGCCACGAGTGA